The stretch of DNA AATCCACCTTCAAATTGATGAAAACGGATACGATCCCTCACAACTATCTCTCTGTTTAATATTCTTGACACAATTTTAATCCAATTATGACAGTCTTGACATATACGCAGGTTCTTGGAAATCGTGATTTTTGATCCCGGGCTACTTTTCAGAACGCCATAGGCCAAAGCCAACTTCTCGCTATGAAACGTTAAGTTTTCCTCCTTTTCCTCTTCAGACACATCCATCAAAACAAGATCGGTCAAGGGGGTGAATCCCTCCAGTTTAGCCCTCTGCATCAAACCTTCCAGCACCCTGTAAATTGCTTTCGTTTCTGCATGTGACTGATCAGCAGCATTGAATTGGTGAATGCTATTCCCGAATTCAATCCAACTCTTACCACGCTTTTTACGAACtccttttattttcatcatctgTCTCACCCTCTCAGCACCATGCCAGTTCTTGAAAGAACAATACATGTTTGACAGCAAGACAAAATCTCCACTCTCATGGCGTGAAATATTTGCGATAGCAAATTCGCCGAGTTCTTTCTTACCGTGGATTCTACAAGCACTCAGAAGTGCTCTCCAAATAACAACATCAGGCTTCACCGACATCGCCTTAATCACTGAACATGCCTCTTCCAAATGCCCTGCTCGTCCCAAGAGATCAATCATGGTTCCATAATGCTCAAGCTGCGGCGTAATCAAAAACCGATTCTGCATCATTTCAAAGTACTTGCGACCTACCTCAACTAAGCCACAATGACTACACGCTTTCAAAATCCCAATAAAACTAACAGAATCTGGCAAAACATTTTCCACCTCCATCCTTGAAAAAACCGCAGTTGCATCCAAAGCAAGTCCGTGAATAGCCAACCCATTAATCATAGCATTCCAAACAGACACATGATCACGCACCACACTCTCAAAAACCCGCTTCGAAACATCAATC from Trifolium pratense cultivar HEN17-A07 linkage group LG5, ARS_RC_1.1, whole genome shotgun sequence encodes:
- the LOC123884792 gene encoding pentatricopeptide repeat-containing protein At5g50990-like, with the protein product MSDCRIFHYILKRCKTSMHSKTVAKTHARIIILGYATYPSIVASLISTYAHCHQPHIAHNVFSYLMNLFNMNLVIENLVKSGECDIAKKMFDKMPVRDVVTWNTIIGGYVKNSRFHDVLSVFRGMLSAKVEPDGFTFASVVTGCARLGSFCNAKWVHGLMVEKRVELNYILSAALVDMYAKCGRIDVSKRVFESVVRDHVSVWNAMINGLAIHGLALDATAVFSRMEVENVLPDSVSFIGILKACSHCGLVEVGRKYFEMMQNRFLITPQLEHYGTMIDLLGRAGHLEEACSVIKAMSVKPDVVIWRALLSACRIHGKKELGEFAIANISRHESGDFVLLSNMYCSFKNWHGAERVRQMMKIKGVRKKRGKSWIEFGNSIHQFNAADQSHAETKAIYRVLEGLMQRAKLEGFTPLTDLVLMDVSEEEKEENLTFHSEKLALAYGVLKSSPGSKITISKNLRICQDCHNWIKIVSRILNREIVVRDRIRFHQFEGGFCSCGDYW